One window from the genome of Desulforamulus ruminis DSM 2154 encodes:
- a CDS encoding MATE family efflux transporter has translation MNLSADLRDKDIGKLLLTFSWPAIVGMLVNSLYNIVDRIFVGQGVGPVAIAATTVAFPIMIILMAVSILIGVGATALISIRLGEQKKEEAEMVAGNAMTMLILLPAFFAILFILFTEPILIGFGASPTVLPYAEDFVSIIMIGSVFGSISMGMNNFIRAEGNPRMAMNTQILGAVINIGLNYIFIFKMGMGIKGSAWSTVISQMVSAVWVLSYFFTGRSLVKIRLKNLRPQVPVLLGIMAIGFSPFAMQVANSVQQLILNKTLMSFGGDMALSAVGIMMSLSTLLFMPILGVSQGAQPIIGYNYGARQYDRVVETLKKAVIAATVIALTGYLMIRIWPAQIVGLFSNESELIKMTTHAMMIYFAMFPVIGFQIICSGYFQAVGKARQSAILSLSRQVLLFIPLLLFLPHIWGLEGVWRTAPIADFLAVLLTASVIYLEMKEMNKIRKKDKEKEQLCKQREQLC, from the coding sequence ATGAATCTTTCTGCTGACTTGCGAGATAAAGATATAGGCAAACTGTTGCTCACTTTTTCCTGGCCCGCCATTGTAGGCATGCTGGTCAATTCTCTCTATAATATTGTGGACCGGATTTTTGTGGGGCAGGGAGTGGGGCCCGTGGCCATCGCGGCCACCACCGTTGCTTTTCCCATTATGATTATTTTAATGGCTGTTTCCATTTTGATCGGGGTTGGAGCCACCGCCCTGATCTCCATTCGTTTAGGTGAACAAAAGAAGGAAGAGGCGGAAATGGTGGCCGGCAATGCCATGACCATGCTCATACTACTGCCTGCTTTTTTTGCCATCCTGTTTATACTTTTTACCGAACCCATTTTAATTGGCTTTGGCGCCAGTCCAACGGTGCTTCCCTACGCCGAAGACTTTGTATCAATCATCATGATCGGATCGGTTTTTGGATCCATCAGCATGGGTATGAATAATTTTATCCGCGCCGAAGGAAATCCCCGGATGGCCATGAATACACAAATCCTGGGTGCGGTCATTAATATTGGCTTAAATTATATTTTTATCTTTAAAATGGGCATGGGCATCAAAGGCTCCGCTTGGTCAACGGTAATCTCCCAAATGGTTTCAGCGGTCTGGGTATTGAGCTATTTCTTTACGGGCCGAAGTTTAGTCAAGATCAGATTAAAAAATCTGAGGCCGCAAGTCCCGGTTTTACTGGGTATTATGGCCATTGGCTTTTCCCCCTTTGCCATGCAGGTGGCCAACAGTGTGCAGCAACTGATCTTAAACAAAACCCTGATGTCCTTTGGCGGGGATATGGCCCTTTCGGCAGTGGGGATTATGATGAGTTTGTCCACCTTATTGTTTATGCCCATCCTGGGAGTCAGTCAAGGGGCCCAGCCTATTATTGGCTACAATTATGGAGCCCGGCAATATGACCGGGTGGTAGAAACCTTAAAGAAAGCCGTAATAGCCGCTACCGTCATCGCTCTAACGGGGTATCTGATGATCAGGATTTGGCCGGCACAAATTGTGGGATTGTTTAGTAATGAATCCGAACTAATCAAGATGACCACCCACGCCATGATGATTTATTTTGCCATGTTTCCCGTGATTGGTTTCCAAATTATTTGTTCCGGATATTTTCAGGCAGTGGGCAAAGCGCGGCAGTCCGCCATACTGAGTCTGTCCAGGCAGGTATTGCTGTTTATACCGCTGTTGTTGTTCCTACCCCATATCTGGGGCTTGGAAGGGGTTTGGCGCACCGCTCCCATTGCGGATTTCCTGGCAGTCCTTCTTACGGCCTCGGTAATTTACCTTGAAATGAAAGAAATGAATAAGATACGGAAGAAAGACAAAGAAAAAGAACAGTTATGCAAGCAAAGGGAACAATTGTGCTAA
- a CDS encoding MarR family winged helix-turn-helix transcriptional regulator, giving the protein MNQEKAKELHSLLFTFMGTFHEKFVVHFRKNVHCEPRIKKNHAKIIHILYQNDSLTPTEIGKMLDIEKGGLTTIIDQLAEMGLILRSADPGDRRKILLSLSPEGKAHMEEVIQKFTQTLMDLFEDVDAKELEKYLVSLRHVVEFMQKL; this is encoded by the coding sequence ATGAATCAGGAAAAAGCTAAAGAACTTCATTCCTTACTATTTACATTTATGGGGACCTTTCACGAAAAATTTGTCGTTCATTTTCGCAAAAATGTCCATTGTGAACCCAGAATTAAAAAAAATCATGCCAAGATCATCCATATTTTATATCAAAATGACAGCCTGACCCCTACTGAGATTGGCAAAATGCTGGATATCGAAAAGGGGGGGCTAACCACCATCATTGATCAACTGGCTGAAATGGGCCTTATTCTGCGTTCAGCCGATCCCGGCGACCGAAGAAAAATTTTACTATCCCTCAGCCCGGAAGGGAAAGCCCATATGGAGGAAGTCATACAAAAATTTACCCAAACTCTGATGGACTTGTTTGAGGATGTTGATGCAAAGGAATTGGAAAAATACCTTGTAAGCTTGCGGCATGTGGTTGAATTTATGCAAAAATTATAA
- a CDS encoding methyl-accepting chemotaxis protein yields the protein MKSLRLKLALFIAIILVLSNVLLAGLSLRTMSVETGKTVYDNTQTLNLSLQDTMGSFFEGAANMLITISQFPEITQNNQEQMLFLFKTILAGNKNYLNIYFADAQGKIIIFPAADIGPDFDARTRDWYKNAKEENRLIFSEVYTDVATKKQVITIAIPVKNELGQFTGVLGVDVSLADLNALINKQKLGETGYAYVSDTQGKMLIHPEPGKIGSDLADRPYVKEALAGKSGSAHYMEGQGQNKVIYYSMVPLTNWGLFVQQDEGEVFAVTERIKKQVVVSTLIILALAVLITTVVSQKLVKAIKTIEAGAGLVAEGDLTHSVPIKSKDELGSLTRAINAMTGKLRELISQVKDSAASVAGTCGNLMEITNQTTDANSKTTQEITEVAATVEQISASSQEVSAAAQEAYNSVNQGHQKVNEVMEVMREIHHSTGEVARSVEEADRKAREIGRIVDLITQIAEQTNLLALNAAIEAARAGDQGRGFAVVADEVRTLAEQTTNATKNITELISDMQHRTQDAVIKIQDSAGLVDQGSHAVSGTGTVFNQIHRVISGLSEQIEQASAATQGVSTSIQNVAALAQEQTAAMEEVNSSIERLNKMADELDQLVDNFKV from the coding sequence TTGAAAAGTTTAAGATTAAAACTCGCTTTGTTTATTGCAATCATTCTGGTCCTCAGCAACGTCCTTCTAGCCGGCTTATCCCTCCGCACCATGTCTGTGGAAACGGGCAAAACAGTCTATGACAACACCCAGACCCTCAACCTCTCCCTTCAGGATACTATGGGGAGTTTTTTTGAGGGAGCAGCCAATATGTTGATCACCATCAGTCAATTCCCGGAAATTACCCAAAACAATCAGGAGCAGATGCTTTTTCTTTTTAAGACCATCCTAGCGGGCAATAAAAATTATTTAAATATTTACTTTGCCGATGCGCAAGGAAAAATTATTATTTTCCCGGCTGCGGACATCGGTCCCGACTTTGATGCCAGAACCCGGGATTGGTACAAGAACGCCAAAGAAGAAAACCGGTTGATTTTCTCCGAGGTTTACACGGACGTGGCAACCAAAAAGCAGGTCATTACCATTGCCATTCCTGTCAAAAATGAACTTGGCCAGTTTACCGGGGTTTTAGGCGTGGATGTATCTTTGGCGGACTTGAATGCCCTGATTAATAAACAGAAACTGGGAGAAACCGGTTATGCCTATGTTTCCGATACCCAAGGCAAAATGCTTATTCACCCGGAACCCGGCAAAATTGGTTCGGATCTGGCGGACAGACCTTATGTAAAAGAGGCTCTGGCAGGAAAGTCCGGTTCCGCTCATTATATGGAAGGCCAAGGGCAAAATAAGGTCATTTACTACTCCATGGTACCGCTGACCAACTGGGGATTGTTTGTGCAGCAGGACGAAGGAGAAGTTTTTGCAGTGACCGAACGAATTAAAAAACAGGTGGTTGTTTCCACCTTAATCATCCTGGCCCTGGCCGTACTGATCACCACCGTTGTCTCACAGAAGCTGGTTAAGGCCATAAAAACCATTGAAGCAGGAGCCGGTCTGGTGGCTGAGGGAGACTTAACCCATAGCGTGCCCATTAAGAGTAAAGATGAACTGGGTAGTTTAACCCGGGCTATCAATGCCATGACCGGGAAATTGCGGGAATTGATCTCCCAAGTTAAGGATTCCGCGGCCTCTGTGGCCGGAACCTGCGGCAATCTCATGGAGATAACCAACCAAACCACCGATGCCAATAGCAAGACCACCCAGGAAATAACTGAAGTGGCCGCCACCGTCGAGCAGATATCCGCCTCCTCCCAGGAGGTCAGCGCAGCGGCCCAGGAAGCCTATAACAGTGTGAACCAGGGTCATCAAAAGGTGAATGAAGTGATGGAGGTTATGCGGGAAATTCATCATTCCACCGGCGAAGTGGCTCGCTCGGTAGAGGAGGCCGACCGGAAGGCCCGGGAAATTGGACGGATTGTTGACCTGATAACCCAAATTGCCGAGCAGACCAATCTTCTGGCCTTAAACGCAGCCATTGAAGCAGCCCGGGCCGGGGATCAGGGAAGGGGCTTTGCGGTGGTGGCGGACGAGGTGCGTACGCTGGCCGAACAAACCACCAACGCCACCAAAAATATTACGGAATTGATTTCAGACATGCAGCACCGGACCCAGGATGCGGTGATCAAGATTCAGGATAGCGCGGGACTGGTAGACCAGGGCAGCCATGCCGTAAGCGGTACCGGTACGGTGTTTAACCAAATCCACCGGGTAATTTCCGGTCTGTCCGAGCAGATTGAGCAGGCCTCCGCCGCGACCCAGGGAGTATCCACCAGCATTCAAAATGTTGCGGCTCTGGCCCAGGAGCAAACCGCCGCCATGGAAGAAGTCAATTCTTCCATTGAAAGATTGAATAAAATGGCGGATGAACTGGATCAACTGGTTGACAACTTTAAAGTATAA
- a CDS encoding aspartate/glutamate racemase family protein gives MNRVLFLNPVGHDQWDQAVKDVLMEAKRDTTEVEVLSLLRGPHHLEYQYYEALVGPDMLHALKFAENGGFDAVVIGCFYDPFLHAAREIVDKMIVTAPCEAGVQIASTLGNRFSIIVGRKKHIPAMRRNVYEYGFKDKLASFRSLDLAVLELHTDEAATQERLKKEAFKAVEEDGAEVILLGCTVQLGFYKELQQELGVPVIDAVLAPFKHAEYLLDMKNRFGWSHSKKGGYEKPRVEEMINWGLEEQYFIQGLWTRIKWPI, from the coding sequence ATGAATAGAGTTTTATTTCTTAACCCGGTTGGACATGATCAATGGGACCAGGCGGTAAAAGATGTATTGATGGAAGCCAAAAGAGATACCACAGAGGTTGAAGTTTTGTCTTTACTCCGGGGGCCGCATCATTTAGAGTATCAGTATTATGAAGCATTAGTGGGCCCGGATATGCTGCATGCCCTCAAATTTGCCGAAAACGGCGGTTTTGACGCCGTGGTGATCGGTTGCTTTTACGATCCTTTTCTCCATGCCGCCAGGGAGATTGTTGACAAAATGATTGTTACCGCTCCTTGCGAGGCCGGGGTGCAAATTGCCAGTACCCTGGGAAACCGTTTTTCCATTATCGTGGGCAGGAAAAAACACATTCCTGCCATGCGACGGAATGTTTATGAATATGGCTTTAAAGATAAGCTGGCGTCTTTTCGCTCCCTTGATTTAGCTGTACTGGAGCTTCATACCGATGAAGCGGCCACTCAGGAACGTCTTAAAAAAGAGGCCTTTAAAGCCGTGGAAGAGGACGGTGCGGAAGTGATTCTGCTGGGCTGCACCGTTCAGTTAGGTTTTTACAAAGAACTTCAACAGGAATTAGGGGTTCCTGTGATTGACGCCGTGCTGGCTCCTTTTAAACACGCCGAATATCTGCTGGATATGAAAAACCGCTTTGGTTGGTCCCATAGTAAGAAGGGAGGTTATGAAAAACCCCGGGTGGAGGAAATGATCAATTGGGGGCTGGAGGAACAATATTTTATCCAGGGCTTATGGACCCGGATAAAATGGCCCATTTAA
- a CDS encoding ABC transporter ATP-binding protein — translation MSQEILSIHDLKTYFPVKDSQGKEVYVKAVDGVQLKVEKGEILGLVGESGSGKSTIAYTIMGMYKPTGGEILFQGQDIGMLSQERSLSLKKDLQIVFQDPGSSLNSYQDIQKILELPLKVHKIVGKGDMKQKVIDMLRMVELSQSYLNKSPSAMGGGERQLISIARALACDPKFIILDEPTSALDVSIQAKIINTLLKLQKERELTYLFITHDLSLMRNIATRVAIMYLGKICETAKTNDFFTNPLHPYTRMLLSSIPVISEQEEAFKPKKIQSTGEIPSPVDIPPGCSFHMRCPEKTDLCMKEDPTMIEASPGHFVRCHLYSRCKSKP, via the coding sequence ATGTCCCAGGAAATATTATCCATTCACGATTTAAAAACCTATTTTCCGGTAAAGGATTCCCAGGGAAAGGAGGTTTATGTCAAGGCGGTAGACGGGGTTCAACTGAAGGTTGAAAAAGGTGAAATTCTGGGTCTGGTGGGTGAATCCGGTTCCGGAAAAAGCACCATTGCTTACACCATTATGGGCATGTACAAACCTACGGGCGGGGAGATTCTTTTTCAGGGTCAAGACATCGGTATGTTAAGCCAAGAGCGTTCTCTGTCCTTGAAAAAGGATTTGCAGATTGTTTTTCAGGATCCCGGTTCATCCTTAAACTCGTACCAGGATATCCAAAAAATCCTGGAGCTGCCCTTAAAAGTGCACAAAATTGTAGGCAAAGGGGATATGAAGCAAAAAGTCATCGACATGCTGCGAATGGTGGAACTGTCACAAAGTTATTTAAATAAATCCCCTTCAGCCATGGGCGGAGGGGAAAGACAGTTGATTTCCATCGCCCGGGCTCTGGCCTGTGATCCCAAGTTCATTATCTTGGATGAACCCACGTCCGCCCTGGATGTCTCTATCCAGGCCAAAATCATTAATACGCTGCTTAAGCTACAAAAAGAAAGAGAACTGACGTACTTATTTATTACACACGATCTAAGTTTGATGCGCAATATTGCTACCCGGGTTGCCATTATGTACTTGGGTAAAATTTGTGAAACAGCCAAAACCAATGATTTTTTTACCAACCCGCTCCATCCCTATACCCGCATGCTGCTTTCTTCGATTCCGGTTATCTCCGAGCAGGAAGAAGCGTTTAAACCCAAAAAGATACAATCCACCGGGGAAATCCCCTCTCCGGTGGATATCCCGCCCGGCTGCAGTTTCCATATGCGTTGTCCGGAAAAAACGGATTTATGCATGAAGGAAGATCCGACAATGATTGAGGCTTCTCCCGGGCATTTTGTACGGTGTCATCTATATTCTAGATGCAAAAGTAAACCATAG
- a CDS encoding ABC transporter ATP-binding protein, whose translation MSNNILDINNLKIWYRVFGGYSKVLDGVGFSVQKGEKVALVGEAGCGKTTTMRALLRILPEKQVHIAEGEIFFQGQDVLKMKPRELQQVRTKGISMIFQEPSAALNPVFTIGTQLFDVIKYANPSLTKEQIKNIAMEAIKEVYIPDPERILNCYPNQLSGGMKQRICIAMAIMTPREMLIADEPGTALDVTIQDQVHRLLRGLVDKKGMSLVMITHSLGVAREMSDRIYVMYAGNIVEMAKTKDLFLNPLHPYTLGLMDSVPRLTGGGLSEGIYGRIPNYLRPPTGCRFHPRCPRATEQCMAEKPTLIQKEEGHQVACFHA comes from the coding sequence ATGAGTAACAACATCCTGGATATTAACAACTTGAAGATCTGGTATCGCGTATTCGGGGGTTACTCTAAAGTCCTGGACGGGGTCGGCTTTTCCGTGCAAAAGGGGGAAAAGGTTGCCCTGGTGGGGGAGGCCGGCTGTGGTAAAACCACCACCATGAGGGCTCTGCTAAGAATCCTGCCGGAAAAACAGGTTCATATTGCCGAGGGAGAAATTTTTTTCCAGGGGCAGGATGTGCTGAAAATGAAGCCCAGGGAGCTGCAGCAGGTTCGCACCAAAGGCATCTCCATGATTTTTCAAGAGCCGTCCGCAGCCTTGAATCCGGTTTTCACCATCGGCACACAGCTTTTTGACGTTATAAAATACGCCAATCCTTCCTTAACCAAGGAACAAATAAAAAATATTGCGATGGAAGCCATTAAAGAAGTTTATATCCCGGATCCTGAAAGGATTTTAAACTGCTATCCCAACCAGTTAAGCGGCGGCATGAAACAACGCATCTGCATCGCCATGGCCATTATGACGCCGCGGGAAATGCTCATTGCAGACGAACCGGGCACCGCCCTGGATGTCACCATTCAAGATCAGGTGCACCGACTGCTTAGAGGACTGGTGGATAAGAAGGGCATGTCCCTGGTAATGATCACTCACTCCTTAGGGGTGGCCCGGGAGATGAGCGACCGCATTTACGTGATGTATGCCGGAAATATCGTGGAAATGGCCAAAACCAAAGATCTTTTCTTAAATCCCCTTCACCCCTACACTTTAGGGTTAATGGATTCTGTGCCCAGATTAACCGGAGGCGGTCTTTCGGAAGGAATCTATGGAAGAATCCCCAACTACCTGCGTCCGCCCACAGGCTGTCGTTTCCATCCCCGTTGCCCAAGGGCCACGGAGCAATGCATGGCGGAAAAACCCACGCTGATTCAGAAGGAAGAAGGCCACCAGGTAGCCTGTTTCCACGCATAG
- a CDS encoding ABC transporter permease — protein sequence MTTKLQHARELSLPSAFTRYKLRFQKSWYKFSGNKLSVCGLAIVLTVTFIAIFAPYIAPYPQHARELVDYQNAGLAPSAKYLFGTDVIGRDILSRIFFSFRGALLMSVLVIAIAVPIGVFLGLLAGYYKGSRLDTVIMRITDIFLAVPPLILALAICAVLKPNLTNSMLAITIMWWPWYCRLVYGMATSLRNEYFVKAAELIGAGRAHILFREILPNCLSPILTKMALDVGWVILIGASLSFVGLGEQPPTPSLGQMVSDGSRYMPDLWWMTVFPSLAIVLIILGFNFLGDGIRDMLSKGENEYE from the coding sequence ATGACAACAAAATTACAGCATGCTAGGGAATTATCGCTTCCCTCCGCCTTCACCAGATATAAACTGAGATTCCAAAAGAGTTGGTACAAATTTTCCGGGAATAAGCTTTCCGTCTGCGGCCTGGCCATTGTGTTAACGGTAACCTTTATTGCCATTTTTGCTCCTTATATCGCCCCCTACCCTCAGCATGCCAGGGAGCTGGTGGATTACCAAAATGCCGGTCTGGCTCCTTCGGCAAAATATTTATTCGGTACCGATGTCATCGGCAGGGATATTCTCAGCCGGATCTTCTTCTCCTTCAGGGGAGCCCTTTTGATGTCCGTGCTGGTGATCGCCATTGCCGTTCCCATCGGGGTTTTTCTCGGCCTGCTGGCAGGTTATTACAAAGGAAGCCGGTTGGATACCGTCATTATGCGGATAACGGACATTTTCCTGGCTGTGCCCCCGTTGATCCTGGCCCTGGCCATCTGTGCCGTGTTAAAACCCAACTTAACCAATTCCATGCTGGCCATTACCATTATGTGGTGGCCCTGGTACTGCCGGTTGGTTTACGGCATGGCCACCTCCCTGCGTAATGAATATTTTGTAAAAGCCGCCGAACTCATTGGAGCCGGCAGAGCCCATATTCTGTTTCGGGAAATCCTGCCCAACTGTCTTTCGCCCATTTTAACCAAAATGGCCCTGGATGTGGGCTGGGTCATTTTAATCGGGGCTTCCTTAAGCTTCGTCGGCCTGGGCGAACAACCGCCCACGCCTTCCCTGGGACAAATGGTTTCCGATGGTTCCCGCTATATGCCGGATCTCTGGTGGATGACCGTTTTCCCTTCCCTGGCCATTGTGCTGATCATTCTTGGCTTTAACTTCCTGGGGGACGGAATTCGCGACATGCTCTCGAAAGGAGAAAACGAATATGAGTAA
- a CDS encoding ABC transporter permease, whose protein sequence is MNLRNFILRRLLLSVFVLLGLSIVIFVISRVVPGDPARMALGPKAPQFAVDALRQEMHLDKPLTSQYVYWLKGVATGDLGKSLITKRPVVEDIKEFLPATLELALYAGLIMVLFSILFGALAAKYRDSWLDTFIRIMAYSGVAVPAFVLAVLFLLLFGYIWPIIPVLGRLSPGMEPTTITSLVTVDSLLTGNFAAFWDGFKHLILPALALAIGPLFQEARLIRSAMTDNMGKDYLAAATGYGISNRVIMQKYLLKPSLIPAVSVMGLDLAALMGNAFLVEVIFNWPGISRYGMTAMLQKDLNAISAVIIVFGLIFVLVNILVDFIVAYLDPRIRLGGKM, encoded by the coding sequence TTGAATTTGCGTAACTTTATCTTAAGGAGACTGCTGCTGTCGGTATTTGTTCTGTTAGGCCTTTCCATTGTCATCTTCGTCATCTCACGGGTGGTTCCCGGTGACCCGGCGCGCATGGCGCTGGGGCCTAAGGCGCCCCAGTTTGCGGTGGATGCCTTGAGACAGGAAATGCACTTGGATAAACCGCTGACCTCCCAGTACGTTTACTGGTTAAAGGGGGTTGCCACCGGTGATTTGGGAAAATCCCTGATCACCAAGCGTCCGGTGGTGGAGGACATTAAAGAGTTTTTGCCCGCCACCCTGGAACTGGCCCTCTATGCAGGCTTAATTATGGTTTTGTTTTCCATCCTATTTGGAGCCCTGGCTGCCAAGTACCGGGATTCCTGGCTGGATACTTTTATCCGTATCATGGCTTACTCGGGAGTGGCTGTACCGGCCTTTGTGCTGGCGGTGCTCTTTTTACTGCTCTTTGGCTATATCTGGCCTATCATTCCTGTTTTAGGGCGGTTAAGTCCCGGCATGGAGCCCACCACCATCACCAGCCTGGTGACGGTGGACAGCCTGCTGACCGGAAATTTTGCAGCCTTTTGGGACGGCTTTAAGCACCTGATACTGCCGGCTTTGGCTTTGGCCATCGGACCTCTTTTCCAGGAAGCGCGGCTGATCCGTTCCGCCATGACCGACAACATGGGCAAGGACTATCTGGCCGCAGCCACCGGCTATGGGATTTCCAACCGGGTCATCATGCAGAAGTACCTGCTAAAGCCCTCTCTGATCCCGGCGGTATCGGTGATGGGGCTGGACTTGGCCGCTCTGATGGGAAACGCCTTTCTGGTGGAAGTTATTTTCAACTGGCCGGGAATTTCCCGCTACGGCATGACCGCCATGCTGCAAAAGGATCTGAACGCCATCTCCGCCGTCATCATTGTATTTGGTTTGATTTTTGTGCTGGTTAACATCTTAGTGGATTTTATTGTAGCCTATCTTGATCCACGCATCCGGTTGGGAGGAAAGATGTAA
- a CDS encoding ABC transporter substrate-binding protein — MKKLPVLLLGLLFMMSLLTGCGGNEDKQGAGGGGEVEKIIRTAEGNVPKLDPGVGSDYSSSVALCNLYDTLVFPNADGTLKPMLATHWETSPDGLTWTFDLRQGVKFHNGEELTAEDVVFSMERMLKMGEGYAYLFTNVLEEAKVLEPYKVQFKLKKSFGPFLSSLVRLYILDKSQVMANLKQPGPYGEMGDYGKEWLVSNDAGSGPFKVKEFKIQEYLYADRFADYWGGWEQDAPESFKIIGTSAATTIRTLMTRQELEISDQWQTEESLKALSGIPGVEINSVFLGSMFNIMLNTKKAPTDDIHFRKALAYAFDYKTVEERIFPGSKKAIGPVPFNLPGVASDLPQYERNLEKAKEELAKSKYANQLDQYPVEIAWIADVPDEEKIALLFQTNAAELGIKVNIFKTPWLSFTDQVVSPESTANANTVFVSPHYNEAGSMLESRYHSKSTGTWEQCEWLKDPNIDAAIEDAIGTLDTQQRLAKYQAIQATLVDLCPTVWAFDQAEKRAYQTEYIYWPTAEDQKAGKPVNTVMGYAYYFHDFKVFPDKKTK; from the coding sequence GTGAAAAAACTACCTGTTTTACTGTTGGGTTTGCTTTTCATGATGTCATTGTTAACGGGCTGTGGAGGGAATGAGGACAAGCAGGGAGCCGGGGGCGGCGGTGAGGTGGAAAAGATCATCCGTACCGCCGAAGGCAACGTGCCCAAGCTTGATCCCGGCGTGGGCTCGGACTACAGCAGTTCCGTGGCCCTGTGCAATCTGTACGATACCCTGGTATTCCCAAACGCCGATGGAACGCTGAAACCCATGCTGGCTACCCACTGGGAGACCTCTCCGGATGGTCTCACCTGGACCTTTGACCTGAGACAAGGAGTGAAATTCCACAACGGTGAAGAATTAACCGCCGAAGATGTTGTTTTCTCCATGGAGAGAATGCTGAAAATGGGAGAAGGTTATGCCTACCTTTTTACCAATGTGCTGGAAGAAGCCAAAGTATTGGAGCCATACAAGGTACAATTTAAGCTGAAGAAAAGCTTTGGACCCTTCCTCTCCTCCCTGGTGCGCCTTTATATTTTGGATAAAAGTCAGGTTATGGCCAACCTGAAGCAGCCCGGACCCTACGGGGAAATGGGAGACTACGGCAAGGAATGGCTGGTATCCAATGATGCCGGCAGCGGTCCTTTTAAGGTAAAGGAATTTAAAATTCAAGAATATCTCTATGCCGACCGCTTTGCCGATTATTGGGGCGGTTGGGAGCAAGACGCGCCGGAATCCTTTAAAATTATCGGCACCAGCGCCGCCACCACCATTCGCACCTTGATGACCCGCCAGGAACTGGAAATCAGCGACCAGTGGCAGACCGAAGAATCCTTGAAAGCCTTAAGCGGTATTCCCGGAGTAGAGATTAACTCCGTATTTTTAGGAAGCATGTTTAATATTATGCTGAACACCAAAAAGGCACCTACGGATGACATTCACTTCCGTAAGGCGCTGGCCTACGCCTTTGATTACAAAACCGTGGAAGAGAGAATTTTCCCGGGCAGCAAAAAAGCCATTGGACCGGTGCCCTTTAATCTGCCCGGCGTAGCCAGCGACCTGCCCCAATATGAACGGAATTTGGAAAAAGCCAAGGAAGAACTGGCTAAATCCAAATATGCCAACCAATTGGATCAATATCCTGTGGAAATTGCCTGGATTGCCGATGTGCCGGATGAAGAAAAAATTGCCCTGCTGTTCCAAACCAATGCCGCGGAGCTGGGCATTAAAGTGAACATTTTTAAGACGCCCTGGCTTTCCTTTACGGATCAGGTGGTCAGCCCGGAAAGCACCGCCAATGCCAATACCGTTTTTGTCTCCCCTCATTATAATGAAGCCGGTTCCATGCTGGAATCCCGTTATCACTCCAAATCCACCGGAACCTGGGAACAATGCGAGTGGTTAAAGGATCCAAACATTGATGCAGCCATTGAAGATGCCATCGGTACCTTGGATACCCAGCAGCGGCTGGCTAAATACCAGGCCATCCAGGCCACCCTGGTGGATCTCTGCCCCACCGTGTGGGCTTTTGACCAGGCAGAAAAGAGAGCTTACCAAACGGAATACATCTACTGGCCTACGGCAGAAGATCAAAAGGCCGGCAAACCGGTGAACACCGTAATGGGTTATGCTTACTATTTCCATGATTTTAAAGTTTTTCCCGACAAAAAGACAAAGTAA